A single genomic interval of Isorropodon fossajaponicum endosymbiont JTNG4 harbors:
- the accC gene encoding acetyl-CoA carboxylase biotin carboxylase subunit, which yields MNKIRKVLIANRGEIALRILRACKELGIKTVAVYSTADKDLKHVRLSDEAVCIGPHPSKDSYLNIPALIAAAEVTHADAIHPGYGFLSESADFAQRVEESGFIFIGPHADNIRVMGDKVAAIKAMQKSGVPCVPGSDGGLTEDATQNTKLARAIGFPIIIKASGGGGGRGMRVVKKEADLLDSIELTKTEALNFFGNGEVYMEKFLTTPRHVEIQILADEHGNAVHLGERDCSMQRRHQKVVEEAPAPGITPELRQKIGSACTNACKAINYRSAGTFEFLFENDEFYFIEMNTRVQVEHPVTEMITGIDIVREQIRIADGQTLSFTQDDVKIKGHAIECRINAEDPNNFMPSPGKITQYHVAGGLGVRVDSHIYNGYTVPPHYDSMIGKLITFADTRLGAIIKMQNALDEMVIDGIKTNITLQRRIMDDKAFQKGGMNIHYLEKMLGAH from the coding sequence ATGAACAAAATCCGAAAGGTTCTCATTGCTAACCGCGGTGAAATTGCGCTTAGAATTTTAAGAGCTTGTAAGGAGCTAGGCATCAAAACCGTTGCTGTATATTCAACAGCGGACAAAGACCTTAAGCATGTGCGTTTGTCTGACGAGGCTGTGTGCATTGGTCCACATCCATCAAAAGACAGCTATTTAAACATCCCCGCACTGATTGCTGCTGCAGAAGTTACTCACGCTGATGCCATTCATCCTGGCTATGGTTTTTTATCTGAAAGTGCAGATTTTGCACAACGTGTTGAAGAAAGTGGTTTTATTTTTATCGGTCCACATGCGGATAATATTCGCGTCATGGGCGACAAAGTCGCTGCCATTAAGGCCATGCAAAAATCCGGCGTGCCTTGTGTACCTGGATCAGATGGTGGCTTGACTGAAGACGCTACTCAAAACACCAAGCTTGCTCGTGCTATTGGCTTTCCAATTATCATCAAAGCCTCTGGCGGTGGCGGTGGTCGTGGCATGCGTGTGGTTAAAAAAGAAGCCGACCTGCTTGATTCGATTGAGTTGACTAAAACAGAAGCACTTAACTTTTTTGGCAACGGCGAAGTGTATATGGAGAAATTTTTAACCACGCCTAGGCACGTTGAGATTCAAATATTAGCTGATGAACATGGCAATGCTGTGCACTTAGGCGAACGTGACTGTTCAATGCAAAGACGCCATCAAAAAGTAGTAGAAGAAGCGCCAGCACCTGGCATCACGCCAGAATTGCGCCAAAAAATCGGCAGTGCTTGTACGAACGCTTGCAAGGCAATTAATTATCGCAGCGCTGGTACGTTCGAATTTTTATTTGAAAATGATGAATTCTATTTCATTGAAATGAACACTCGTGTTCAAGTTGAACACCCTGTCACTGAAATGATTACTGGCATTGATATTGTGCGTGAACAAATACGCATTGCCGATGGTCAAACACTCTCATTCACACAAGATGATGTGAAAATCAAAGGCCATGCGATTGAGTGCCGTATTAATGCTGAAGACCCTAATAATTTTATGCCTTCACCAGGGAAAATCACTCAATATCATGTTGCTGGTGGTTTAGGCGTGCGTGTTGATTCACACATATATAACGGTTATACCGTGCCACCCCATTATGATTCTATGATTGGCAAACTGATTACTTTTGCTGATACTCGACTAGGCGCTATTATCAAAATGCAAAATGCACTGGATGAAATGGTGATTGATGGCATTAAAACCAATATCACCTTACAAAGAAGAATTATGGATGACAAAGCCTTCCAAAAAGGTGGCATGAATATCCACTACCTCGAAAAAATGCTGGGGGCTCACTAG
- a CDS encoding DEAD/DEAH box helicase family protein, whose amino-acid sequence MDAVNEGWEMLKKHNGFFLSDVVGLGKTMIATLIAKQFLFLGGRDYNPNILLIVPPAPALKQNWEDTLMKFEIRGKVKIFTNGSLHKITSPKDYDMVIVDEVQKFRNNTATAQAYDQLQQICKTKTSANKAKKVMLISAAPLNNRPDDLYNQILLFQDGNNSTLDFPLASFFTKAKKEYKEILQLFNNKKAREQTAKLYEEIRERVITPLMVRRTGHALI is encoded by the coding sequence ATGGATGCGGTTAATGAAGGCTGGGAAATGCTTAAAAAACATAACGGCTTCTTTCTTTCCGATGTGGTTGGACTGGGTAAGACAATGATTGCTACTTTAATTGCCAAACAGTTTCTGTTCTTAGGTGGGCGAGACTATAACCCTAATATTTTATTAATTGTGCCACCCGCACCCGCCCTCAAACAAAATTGGGAAGACACTCTAATGAAATTTGAAATTAGAGGCAAAGTTAAAATTTTCACCAATGGCAGTCTGCATAAAATAACCAGTCCCAAAGATTACGATATGGTAATTGTGGATGAGGTGCAGAAATTTCGTAATAACACCGCCACCGCCCAGGCATACGATCAATTGCAACAAATTTGTAAAACAAAAACCTCTGCTAATAAAGCTAAAAAAGTAATGCTCATTTCTGCCGCGCCACTTAATAATCGCCCTGATGATTTATACAATCAGATTTTATTATTTCAAGATGGCAATAATTCGACCCTTGATTTCCCCTTAGCCAGTTTTTTCACCAAGGCAAAGAAAGAATATAAAGAAATATTACAACTCTTCAATAATAAAAAAGCCAGGGAACAAACAGCTAAACTTTATGAAGAAATTAGAGAAAGGGTAATAACCCCACTAATGGTTAGGAGGACAGGACACGCACTGATTTGA
- the erpA gene encoding iron-sulfur cluster insertion protein ErpA, with protein sequence METEQVLEKADIIFSDNAAKKVSTLIEEEKNDNLHLRVYITGGGCSGFSYGFTFDEAYKEGDSSVENSGVQLVVDPMSYQYLIGATVDYLEDLQGARFIIHNPNAKTTCGCGSSFSV encoded by the coding sequence ATGGAAACAGAACAAGTTTTAGAAAAAGCAGACATTATTTTTAGCGACAATGCCGCTAAAAAAGTATCAACGCTCATTGAAGAGGAAAAAAACGACAACTTACATTTGCGTGTTTATATCACAGGTGGTGGTTGCTCTGGCTTTTCCTATGGCTTTACCTTTGATGAGGCCTACAAAGAAGGCGATTCAAGTGTTGAGAACAGCGGCGTACAATTAGTCGTTGACCCCATGAGTTATCAATACTTAATTGGTGCAACCGTTGATTATTTAGAAGACTTACAAGGCGCACGTTTCATTATTCATAACCCAAATGCCAAAACCACTTGTGGTTGTGGCTCGTCTTTTTCTGTTTAA
- the argC gene encoding N-acetyl-gamma-glutamyl-phosphate reductase has protein sequence MIKVGIVGATGYTGLELIRLLHNHPSAKIIALCSRANTGKAVVEEFPSLTGYVDFNFIAPDDKTLFECDVIFFATPHGVAMNSVSQFLDKSIKIIDLGADFRIKDSIEWSKWYGMTHTQSALLENAIYGLPEVYSSQIKNATLVANPGCYPTAITLALKPLLETNSIDTKSIIADCKSGISGAGRGANIATLFCEVNESLKPYNVNQHRHKPEIQQVLTDIANTDVDFIFTPHLIPMTRGMLASVYVDLTKDIDAQELFENHYQDNRFVHVLPAGIYPQTKSVKGTNNCHIGVQKSNNKLIIMTVIDNVGKGASGQAIQNMNLMFGLDEGLGLEQIGLLP, from the coding sequence ATGATTAAGGTAGGTATTGTTGGCGCTACTGGGTATACAGGACTAGAACTTATACGTCTTTTACACAATCATCCAAGTGCAAAAATTATTGCCCTATGTTCAAGGGCAAATACTGGCAAAGCCGTTGTTGAAGAATTTCCCAGCTTGACAGGCTATGTTGATTTTAACTTTATTGCGCCAGATGATAAAACATTATTTGAGTGCGACGTTATTTTCTTTGCCACACCGCACGGCGTAGCTATGAACAGCGTTAGCCAATTCTTAGACAAGAGCATCAAAATAATTGATTTAGGTGCTGATTTTCGTATTAAAGATAGCATTGAGTGGAGTAAATGGTATGGCATGACACACACACAAAGCGCTTTATTAGAAAATGCCATTTATGGCTTGCCTGAAGTTTACAGCTCACAAATCAAAAACGCCACCTTGGTTGCTAACCCTGGGTGCTATCCAACTGCAATCACGCTAGCACTTAAGCCTTTGCTTGAAACAAATTCCATTGATACAAAAAGCATTATTGCTGATTGCAAATCAGGCATTAGTGGTGCAGGCAGGGGTGCTAATATTGCCACACTTTTTTGCGAAGTAAACGAGTCCTTAAAGCCTTATAATGTTAATCAACACCGTCACAAGCCTGAAATACAACAAGTGTTAACAGACATTGCAAATACAGATGTGGATTTTATCTTTACCCCACACTTGATACCCATGACTCGGGGCATGCTTGCCAGTGTTTACGTTGATTTAACAAAGGACATCGATGCACAAGAATTGTTTGAAAACCACTACCAAGACAACAGATTTGTTCATGTATTGCCAGCTGGTATTTATCCACAAACCAAATCAGTTAAAGGCACGAATAATTGCCATATTGGTGTTCAAAAATCAAACAACAAGCTTATTATTATGACGGTTATTGATAACGTAGGTAAGGGTGCCTCAGGGCAAGCCATACAAAACATGAACCTCATGTTTGGACTTGATGAAGGCTTAGGATTAGAGCAAATTGGCTTATTGCCATAA